The Vespula vulgaris chromosome 12, iyVesVulg1.1, whole genome shotgun sequence genome window below encodes:
- the LOC127068261 gene encoding pseudouridylate synthase TRUB2, mitochondrial isoform X1 → MLPVKQRIPYKASAAWNLLNSIFVIYKPALTHYLSVRDTIIKHICRDLNEMEVRPPDNYVVIEGKTNEKLEVIVRPNYADDELVVGPRYQYNDISLSAANRLSIDTSGVLICGINGGNSLINKIRESKPSRYYRLKGILGQATNNHFKTGKIIEKSTYKHIKRAHIDKICASMQSSHQKKMFEICGVDIQSQTAYELAVQGLIRPAHSEIPVLYEIKCINFQPPEFTLEIICINEYEQYLKTLIHELGLELHSTATCTQIQCFKYGLFELQHALLSKKWDILSILNNMKICTKILKENDYLIEQTNPILVDNSQ, encoded by the exons ATGTTACCTGTCAAACAACGTATACCATACAAAGCGAGTGCAGCTTGGAACTTATTAAAtagtatatttgttatatataaaccaGCATTGACACATTATTTAAGTGTACGAGAtactataataaaacatatatgtagag atttaaatgaaatgGAGGTTAGGCCACCTGACAATTATGTAGTGATTGAAGGAAAAACCAATGAAAAACTAGAAGTTATTGTTCGTCCTAATTATGCAGATGATGAACTAGTTGTTGGACCTCGTTATCAATATAATGATATCAGTTTATCTGCTGCAAATCGTTTATCCATAGATACTTCTGGTGTTTTAATATGCGGTATTAATGGAGGTAattcattgataaataaaattagagaATCAAAACCATCAAGATATTACAGACTTAAAGGGATCTTAGGTCAAGCAacaaataatcattttaaaactggtaaaataatagaaaaatctacatacaaacatatcaAAAGAGCTCATATTGACAAAATATGTGCCTCGATGCAATCTtctcatcaaaaaaaaatgtttga aatttgTGGAGTAGATATTCAAAGTCAAACTGCTTATGAATTAGCAGTACAGGGTTTAATTAGACCAGCTCACTCAGAAATCCCTGtgttatatgaaataaaatgtataaattttcaacCTCCTGAATTCACACTTG aaattatttgcaTCAATGAATATGAGCAGTATTTAAAAACGTTAATTCACGAATTAGGTTTAGAACTTCATTCCACAGCTACTTGTACACAAATACAATGTTTTAAATATGGATTATTTGAACTACAACATGCACTACTATCTAAAAAGTGGGATATACTGTCTAtcttaaataatatgaaaatatgtacaaaaatattaaaggaaaatgattatttaatagaaCAAACTAATCCTATTTTGGTAGACAATAGTCAGTAA
- the LOC127068261 gene encoding pseudouridylate synthase TRUB2, mitochondrial isoform X2, giving the protein MLPVKQRIPYKASAAWNLLNSIFVIYKPALTHYLSVRDTIIKHICRDLNEMEVRPPDNYVVIEGKTNEKLEVIVRPNYADDELVVGPRYQYNDISLSAANRLSIDTSGVLICGINGGQATNNHFKTGKIIEKSTYKHIKRAHIDKICASMQSSHQKKMFEICGVDIQSQTAYELAVQGLIRPAHSEIPVLYEIKCINFQPPEFTLEIICINEYEQYLKTLIHELGLELHSTATCTQIQCFKYGLFELQHALLSKKWDILSILNNMKICTKILKENDYLIEQTNPILVDNSQ; this is encoded by the exons ATGTTACCTGTCAAACAACGTATACCATACAAAGCGAGTGCAGCTTGGAACTTATTAAAtagtatatttgttatatataaaccaGCATTGACACATTATTTAAGTGTACGAGAtactataataaaacatatatgtagag atttaaatgaaatgGAGGTTAGGCCACCTGACAATTATGTAGTGATTGAAGGAAAAACCAATGAAAAACTAGAAGTTATTGTTCGTCCTAATTATGCAGATGATGAACTAGTTGTTGGACCTCGTTATCAATATAATGATATCAGTTTATCTGCTGCAAATCGTTTATCCATAGATACTTCTGGTGTTTTAATATGCGGTATTAATGGAG GTCAAGCAacaaataatcattttaaaactggtaaaataatagaaaaatctacatacaaacatatcaAAAGAGCTCATATTGACAAAATATGTGCCTCGATGCAATCTtctcatcaaaaaaaaatgtttga aatttgTGGAGTAGATATTCAAAGTCAAACTGCTTATGAATTAGCAGTACAGGGTTTAATTAGACCAGCTCACTCAGAAATCCCTGtgttatatgaaataaaatgtataaattttcaacCTCCTGAATTCACACTTG aaattatttgcaTCAATGAATATGAGCAGTATTTAAAAACGTTAATTCACGAATTAGGTTTAGAACTTCATTCCACAGCTACTTGTACACAAATACAATGTTTTAAATATGGATTATTTGAACTACAACATGCACTACTATCTAAAAAGTGGGATATACTGTCTAtcttaaataatatgaaaatatgtacaaaaatattaaaggaaaatgattatttaatagaaCAAACTAATCCTATTTTGGTAGACAATAGTCAGTAA